DNA sequence from the Pedobacter schmidteae genome:
AAAAGGCAAGTTATATTGCCAATCCGGGCTGCTTTGCGACCTGTATTCAGTTGGGTTTGCTGCCTTTGGCTGCCAAAGGTTTGTTAAAAAGTGAAGTACATATCAATGCTACCACTGGATCAACAGGAGCCGGACAGGGCTTATCGGTTACTTCGCACTTTAGCTGGCGCAACAACAATTTATCGGTATATAAAGCTTTTGAACACCAGCACTTAAATGAGATTGGTGAGAGTCTGAAAAAACTGGACAAAGGGTTTAACCAGATGATAAACTTTATCCCACAACGTGGAGATTTTACCAGAGGAATTCTGGCAGCTATGTATCTGGATAGCGACCTTACCGCTGAAGAGGCACAACGTATCTACGAAGATTATTATGCCAGTCACCCCTTCACTCATGTGAGTAAGAAGAACATTGATTTGAAGCAGGTGGTAAATACCAATAAGGGATTGGTTCATGTAGAAAAACATGGTAGAAAGCTGTTTATTGTGAGCATTATTGACAATCTGTTGAAAGGCGCCAGTGGACAGGCGGTACAGAACATGAATTTAATTTTTGGATTGGAAGAGGAGGCGGGACTGCGGCTTAAAGCATCGGCGTTTTAATTAAACCCGGTGCGCATTTTTTTAGCTGTTATCTCAAAATGTATAGTCTCCAATCTGCAAAATCGGGATTCTGAAGTAAACGGCCTGGCCCTCTTGAAGACAAGATTCAATAGGCGCTGCTGAAAAATTCAGGATGACGTGAAGCACAAAAACTTAAAAAATGAATTTATTTGATGTTTATCCTCTTAATGATATAGAAATTACCAAAGCATCCGGAAGTACAGTATGGGATGCAAACGGACAACAATACCTGGACTTATATGGCGGCCATGCCGTTATCTCTATTGGACATACCCACCCGCATTATGTAGCCCGTTTAACGGATCAATTAAATAAGGTGGGTTTTTACTCCAACTCTGTTAAAATTCCTTTGCAGGTTGAGCTGGCCGCTAAGTTAGGCAAAGTGTCGGGAAAGCCTGATTATCAGCTTTTCTTGTGCAATTCTGGTGCTGAAGCAAATGAAAATGCACTGAAACTGGCTTCTTTTTATAACGGGAGAAAAAAAGTAATTGCTTTTAAAGGGGCTTTTCATGGCCGAACATCATTAGCGGTTTCTGCTACTGACAACCCTAAAATTATTGCACCGGTGAACGAAACCGATAACATTATCTTTCTGCCACATAATGATGAAGCAGCTTTAGCGGCAGTTTTTGCCGAGCAAGGCAATGACATTGCCGCGGTAATTATTGAAGGTATTCAAGGTGTTGGTGGAATTAAAGAAGCTTCGGTAAGTTTTCTGCAAAAAATCCGCTCGTTATGCGACCAGTACAATGCGGTTTATATAGCCGACAGTGTACAGTGTGGTTATGGCAGAACCGGTAAATTTTATGCACACGATTATGCAGGTGTTGAGGCCGACGTTTATACCATGGCAAAAGGAATGGGCAATGGCTTTCCGGTAGCTGGAATTTCTATTGCACCTAAATTTAAACCATGGCATGGCATGCTGGGTACTACCTTTGGCGGTAACCATTTGGCATGTGCAGCAGCTTTGGCTGTTCTGGAAATTATTGAACAGGATAATTTGCTGGAAAATGCAGCGAAGGTTGGCGATTACCTGATTGAAGAATTGAAAAAGATTGAAGGAATAAACGAAGTACGTGGCCGTGGTTTGATGATAGGAATTGACCTTCCTGAAAACAAATCGAACGTTAAAAAAGACTTGCTGTTTAAGTATAAGATTTTTACGGGCGAAGCAAAGCCTAACGTAATCAGGTTATTACCAGCTTTAAATTTAACTAAGGATCAGGCAGATCAATTTTTAAATGATTTTAAAACCGCTTTAAAAGGATGAATCAATTTACCTCTGTAAATGATGTGCAAGACATCGGCCAATTGATTGAAGAAGCATTGGCACTTAAAAAAAGCCCTTATGCGCATCAGCATCTGGGCAAAAACAAGACCCTGGGCCTTGTTTTTTTAAATCCAAGTTTGCGAACCCGCCTAAGCACCCAAAAAGCAGCCCTTAACCTGGGGATGAATGTGATGGTGATGAATATGGATAAAGAGGGCTGGGCGTTGGAAACGCAGGATGGGGTAGTGATGAATGGTACCACTGTTGAACACATCCGGGAAGCTGCCGCGGTAATGGGACAGTATTGTGATGTATTGGGCCTGCGCTCTTTCCCTAAATTGTTGAACCGTGATGAAGATTACAACGAGGATTTTTTTAATAAGTTTATAAAATATTGCAAGGTTCCGGTGATTAGTCTGGAGAGTGCAACACGGCACCCTTTGCAAAGTTTGGCCGATCTGGTAACCATTAAGGAAACCTGGACAGCCGCAACTAAACCTAAAGTAGTGCTGGCCTGGGCACCGCACATCAAAGCCCTGCCTCAGGCGGTACCCAATTCATTTGCTGAATGGATGTGTAAAGCACAGGAGGATGGTATACTGGATTTTACCATCGCCCAACCTAAAGGCTACGAGTTGAATGAAGATTTTACACCAGGTGCAAATATTACGCACAACCTGGATGAAGCTTTGGCTGGTGCCGACTATATTTATGTAAAAAACTGGTCAAGCTATAAAGAATATGGTAAGGTATTGACCTATCCGGAAGGCTGGATGCTGAACAATGAGAAGCTAAAAGATACCAATAATGCTAAAGTAATGCATTGTTTGCCGGTTCGCCGAGATCTGGAGCTGTCGTCGGAAATTCTGGATGGTCCGAATTCCCTGGTGATCCACGAAGCGGGTAACCGTTTGTGGGCTGCACAGGCAGTATTAAAGCAAATGCTAGAAAAATTGTAATATGAAGAAGCTCAATGTAATTAAAATCGGTGGAAATGTAATTGATAACTCGGAAAAGCTACATCAGTTTTTGCTGGACTTTACCGCACTCCCCGGAGATAAGATTTTAATTCATGGAGGAGGCAAAATTGCTACTGAAATGGCCGTTTCGCTTGGTATTGAAGCAAAGATGGTAGAGGGAAGACGTATTACAGATATCGAAACGCTTCGGATTGTGACGATGGTTTATGCCGGCCTGATCAATAAAAATATAGTTGCCCAATTACAGGCAAAAGGTTGTAATGCTATAGGCCTTACCGGGGCAGATGGTAATGTGATAAAGGCGGTAAAAAGGCCGGTAAAGGACATCGACTATGGTTTTGTAGGTGATCTGGATGCTTCATCAGTGTCCACAACTACCTTAACTGCTCTGCTGAATGCTGGAATGATTCCGGTGTTTAGTGCCATTACACATGATGGCCATACCCAACTTTTAAATACCAATGCCGATACGATAGCCTCCTCGATAGCTGTCGCCATGTCGGGTTTTTATGAAACCTCGCTTATTTACTGCTTTGAAAAGCGGGGGGTAATGCGCGATATTGATGATGACAATTCTGTGGTTAGTGAAATAAAGAGCGATCAGTTTGAAACTTTAAAAAATGAAGGTGTGGTTTCGGGAGGGATGATCCCCAAGTTACACAATGCCTTTGAAGCTATAAAAAGCGGAGTGTCGGCTGTATACATTGGTAAGGCTGATGAATTGTCACAAGTAAGTGGAAATAATTTCGGAACCAGATTAATCAAGTAGTTATGAAGAAGTTTACAGGCAGGATTGCCATTTTGGGAAGCGGAAACATTGGCATTTCATTGGCCAAAGGATTGGTTAAGTCAGACTATGCCACACCGGCACAAATCAGTCTGACCAGAAGAAACATTGCAGGCCTGAGTAGTCTTGCCCAGCAGGGTTTTGTGGTGAGCGATGATAATGCGGCCGTTGTTGCAAATGCGGATATTGTAGTGTTGGCGGTATTGCCACAGCAATTGAACAATCTTTTATCGCAAATAGGCGATGTGGTTGACGCAAAAAAGCAGGTATTTATTTCTGTTGCTTCGGGTGTAAGTTGTATCGACATCAGAAGTAAACTGGGAGAATCTGTACAGGTTGTCCGTGCGATGCCGAATACCGCAATTGCCATTGGGCAGTCTATGACCTGTGTAGCAACCGACAATGCAACGGCTGAAAATGTGGCTGAGGTAACCCGGATGTTTGAAACTGTGGGTTCTGTAGTTAAAATTAATGAAGATTTGATGACCTCTGCAACGGCATTGTGTGCTTGTGGTATTGCTTTCTTTTTAAGAGCAATCAGGGCCGCATCACAGGGTGGGGTAGAGATTGGTTTCCATGCCGATGAAGCTTTAAAAATGGCGGTACAGACCGCCAAAGGGGCCGCCGATTTGTTGTTATTGATGCAATCGCATCCCGAACAGGAGATCGATAAGGT
Encoded proteins:
- the argC gene encoding N-acetyl-gamma-glutamyl-phosphate reductase, translated to MKIKAGIVGGAGYTGGEMLRILINHPSVDIKFVHSNSNAGNLISDVHTDLFGDTSLRFTNELSADIDVLFLCVGHGDAKKFLESNDISRSIKIIDLSQDYRLKANAGTSWVYGLPEMNRAEIKKASYIANPGCFATCIQLGLLPLAAKGLLKSEVHINATTGSTGAGQGLSVTSHFSWRNNNLSVYKAFEHQHLNEIGESLKKLDKGFNQMINFIPQRGDFTRGILAAMYLDSDLTAEEAQRIYEDYYASHPFTHVSKKNIDLKQVVNTNKGLVHVEKHGRKLFIVSIIDNLLKGASGQAVQNMNLIFGLEEEAGLRLKASAF
- a CDS encoding aspartate aminotransferase family protein; translated protein: MNLFDVYPLNDIEITKASGSTVWDANGQQYLDLYGGHAVISIGHTHPHYVARLTDQLNKVGFYSNSVKIPLQVELAAKLGKVSGKPDYQLFLCNSGAEANENALKLASFYNGRKKVIAFKGAFHGRTSLAVSATDNPKIIAPVNETDNIIFLPHNDEAALAAVFAEQGNDIAAVIIEGIQGVGGIKEASVSFLQKIRSLCDQYNAVYIADSVQCGYGRTGKFYAHDYAGVEADVYTMAKGMGNGFPVAGISIAPKFKPWHGMLGTTFGGNHLACAAALAVLEIIEQDNLLENAAKVGDYLIEELKKIEGINEVRGRGLMIGIDLPENKSNVKKDLLFKYKIFTGEAKPNVIRLLPALNLTKDQADQFLNDFKTALKG
- a CDS encoding acetylornithine carbamoyltransferase encodes the protein MNQFTSVNDVQDIGQLIEEALALKKSPYAHQHLGKNKTLGLVFLNPSLRTRLSTQKAALNLGMNVMVMNMDKEGWALETQDGVVMNGTTVEHIREAAAVMGQYCDVLGLRSFPKLLNRDEDYNEDFFNKFIKYCKVPVISLESATRHPLQSLADLVTIKETWTAATKPKVVLAWAPHIKALPQAVPNSFAEWMCKAQEDGILDFTIAQPKGYELNEDFTPGANITHNLDEALAGADYIYVKNWSSYKEYGKVLTYPEGWMLNNEKLKDTNNAKVMHCLPVRRDLELSSEILDGPNSLVIHEAGNRLWAAQAVLKQMLEKL
- the argB gene encoding acetylglutamate kinase — its product is MKKLNVIKIGGNVIDNSEKLHQFLLDFTALPGDKILIHGGGKIATEMAVSLGIEAKMVEGRRITDIETLRIVTMVYAGLINKNIVAQLQAKGCNAIGLTGADGNVIKAVKRPVKDIDYGFVGDLDASSVSTTTLTALLNAGMIPVFSAITHDGHTQLLNTNADTIASSIAVAMSGFYETSLIYCFEKRGVMRDIDDDNSVVSEIKSDQFETLKNEGVVSGGMIPKLHNAFEAIKSGVSAVYIGKADELSQVSGNNFGTRLIK
- the proC gene encoding pyrroline-5-carboxylate reductase yields the protein MKKFTGRIAILGSGNIGISLAKGLVKSDYATPAQISLTRRNIAGLSSLAQQGFVVSDDNAAVVANADIVVLAVLPQQLNNLLSQIGDVVDAKKQVFISVASGVSCIDIRSKLGESVQVVRAMPNTAIAIGQSMTCVATDNATAENVAEVTRMFETVGSVVKINEDLMTSATALCACGIAFFLRAIRAASQGGVEIGFHADEALKMAVQTAKGAADLLLLMQSHPEQEIDKVTSPKGCTIAGLNEMEHNGFSSSLIKGIKLSAVKAGALYTKE